The following coding sequences are from one Leucoraja erinacea ecotype New England chromosome 2, Leri_hhj_1, whole genome shotgun sequence window:
- the atxn1a gene encoding ataxin-1a produces MKSNQERSNECLPPKKREFPVSSLPSLAEKPVATATGSERSRSENLAWLANIASRQSSVGVKYGHAKGAGETSLETGLPLYKPLPTAVDYSSPGNVRGAPGATQLRAVYSSSVLAQPGPSMSPVEYTPLQPAAFQFVGPPSFSGPYVGPPAFVPSPLAVSQASASPTQYSHLEPYSAIFGGPSQHKAGLEQQQQQQQQQQQAGRTRREMPASQYAQAPSPLPNVTRPHSPAPLHPLHPHPSLAPRSHAATTTSPMLLQYAEAGYHAAHREAQRKAGEPRPHLAPRREMLNGEVDKGRRYESNADKMGAKALPRHYEIRHGTHVVVHPGPADYSAQETLASRASVMIIPNSHTPTTDLEVQQATSSDSSHLALYEKANLNHGKATFSPQSVIQTTHTPTDHISIGPPGGAVYSSPQQPLIGYISSQQQGLSYHGNLQQHLVIPGAHPLLIPVCGTAVEAPGVGSTIVTSSPQYTAVSHPFATNAGHKAETYHHHHHHHHPEPLVAQQAYHTAVVQAQVHLPLVQPVSSPVAASTQLPPYFMKGSIIQLANGELKRVEDLKTEDFIQSAEISSDLKIDSSTVERVEGSQASSFAVLQFAVGEHRTQVSVEVLAEHPFFVFGKGWSSCCPERTSQLFGLPCSKLTVGDVCISLTLRNLKNGSLNKGQAAADNGPPPRHPRNYSPAACRPPRYLERENGIVQGDVSENGRPPDQGFALQRAKPWLGKTEFSGRTPTRKRRWSAPETRKVEKTEEQPFLLPKLSFIPQEVKICIEGRSNVGK; encoded by the exons ATGAAATCCAACCAGGAGCGCAGCAACGAATGTCTACCGCCCAAGAAACGTGAGTTTCCAGTCAGCAGCCTGCCCTCCCTGGCAGAGAAGCCGGTTGCCACGGCCACTGGCAGTGAGAGGAGCCGCAGTGAAAACTTGGCGTGGCTGGCCAACATCGCCAGCCGGCAGAGCAGCGTGGGGGTGAAGTACGGACATGCCAAAGGAGCAGGAGAAACCTCACTGGAAACTGGCCTGCCGCTGTACAAGCCACTACCGACAGCTGTGGACTACTCATCGCCCGGGAATGTGAGAGGGGCTCCCGGCGCGACGCAACTCCGCGCGGTGTATTCATCGTCGGTCTTGGCCCAGCCGGGGCCCTCCATGTCTCCGGTGGAGTACACGCCTCTGCAGCCGGCCGCCTTCCAGTTTGTGGGGCCGCCGTCGTTCAGCGGGCCTTACGTGGGCCCGCCCGCGTTCGTCCCGTCCCCGCTGGCGGTGTCTCAGGCCTCCGCCTCCCCGACGCAGTATTCCCACCTGGAGCCCTACTCCGCCATCTTCGGCGGCCCGTCCCAGCACAAGGCGGGgttggagcagcagcagcagcagcagcagcagcagcagcaggcgggCAGGACGCGCAGAGAGATGCCCGCGTCACAGTACGCGCAGGCCCCCAGCCCGTTGCCCAACGTGACCAGGCCTCACTCCCCGGCCCCGCTGCACCCCCTGCACCCCCACCCGTCGCTGGCGCCACGCTCCCACGCCGCCACCACCACCTCGCCCATGCTGCTGCAGTACGCCGAGGCTGGCTACCACGCTGCGCACCGGGAGGCCCAGAGGAAGGCCGGCGAGCCCAGGCCCCACCTGGCGCCGCGCAGGGAAATGCTGAACGGCGAGGTGGACAAAGGGCGGCGCTACGAGTCGAACGCGGACAAGATGGGGGCCAAGGCACTCCCCCGGCACTACGAGATCAGGCACGGGACCCACGTGGTTGTCCACCCAGGCCCTGCCGACTACTCTGCACAGGAAACTTTAGCCTCCAGGGCCTCCGTGATGATCATACCCAACAGCCACACGCCCACCACGGATCTGGAGGTGCAGCAGGCCACAAGCAGCGACAGCTCCCATCTGGCATTGTACGAAAAGGCCAACCTTAATCACGGCAAGGCCACCTTCTCTCCACAGTCCGTCATCCAGACCACACATACCCCCACTGACCACATCTCCATCGGCCCCCCCGGCGGGGCAGTCTACTCCAGTCCTCAGCAGCCGCTCATCGGCTACATAAGCAGCCAGCAGCAAGGCTTGAGCTACCACGGGAACCTACAGCAGCACCTGGTGATCCCCGGCGCCCACCCGCTCCTCATTCCCGTCTGCGGCACGGCGGTGGAGGCCCCGGGGGTGGGCTCCACCATCGTGACGTCCTCGCCACAGTACACTGCCGTGTCCCACCCCTTCGCCACCAACGCCGGCCACAAGGCCGAGacctaccaccaccaccaccaccaccaccatccggAGCCGCTGGTGGCGCAGCAGGCCTACCACACTGCCGTGGTGCAGGCACAGGTACACCTGCCCCTGGTCCAGCCCGTCAGCTCCCCGGTGGCTGCCTCCACTCAGCTGCCCCCCTACTTCATGAAGGGGTCAATCATACAGCTGGCCAATGGGGAACTGAAGCGAGTGGAAGACTTGAAAACAGAGGACTTCATCCAGAGCGCTGAAATCAGCAGCGATCTGAAGATTGACTCTAGCACAGTGGAGCGGGTGGAGGGCAGTCAAGCCTCCAGCTTTGCTGTTCTGCAGTTTGCTGTAGGGGAACATCGAACGCAG GTCAGTGTGGAGGTGCTGGCGGAACACCCGTTTTTTGTCTTTGGGAAAGGCTGGTCTTCGTGCTGCCCCGAGAGGACCTCGCAACTCTTTGGCCTGCCCTGCTCCAAACTGACGGTGGGTGACGTTTGCATATCCCTCACGCTGAGGAACCTGAAGAACGGCTCCCTGAACAAAGGGCAGGCCGCCGCGGACAACGGCCCGCCGCCGAGGCACCCCAGGAATTACAGCCCGGCCGCCTGCAGGCCCCCCCGCTACCTGGAGCGGGAAAACGGGATTGTTCAGGGGGACGTCTCGGAGAACGGCAGGCCGCCCGACCAGGGCTTCGCCCTCCAGCGCGCAAAGCCCTGGCTCGGCAAAACAGAGTTCAGCGGGCGCACCCCGACCAGGAAGCGCAGGTGGTCCGCCCCCGAGACACGGAAAGTGGAGAAGACTGAGGAGCAGCCATTCCTCCTCCCCAAACTATCCTTCATTCCTCAGGAGGTGAAGATTTGCATTGAAGGCCGATCCAACGTAGGCAAGTGA